In the genome of Pseudothermotoga sp., one region contains:
- a CDS encoding metallophosphoesterase: MKRSLFALFLFVTTLLATPTKILIGEGWKIVGETSLVEKPSVPFTMIVYGDSRWGHRVHRKLVEMMIQHAPSIVVHLGDMVNSGDNHEDWQIFFEITAPLREIAFFQPVKGNHEKPDVYYKRYFGVYNYWAKVGNYVLIFLDPDVGIEGCRKFLRSIDLSGKVPIVFIHYPIFSAGPHGSTETVKKLQLLHETFSQLGIPLVFSSHDHNYQRLIKDGITYVVSGGGGAPLYRVGSFEGLIKGVVVHHFVKLRFEEDRVECEAISMNGEVIDSFTISVRNVF, from the coding sequence ATGAAACGTTCGCTTTTTGCGTTGTTTCTCTTTGTTACCACACTTTTGGCAACACCAACTAAGATCCTGATTGGTGAAGGTTGGAAAATCGTTGGCGAAACAAGCTTAGTAGAGAAACCTTCTGTGCCGTTCACGATGATCGTTTATGGTGATTCCCGCTGGGGTCACAGAGTGCACAGAAAGCTGGTAGAAATGATGATTCAACATGCACCATCCATTGTGGTTCATTTGGGAGATATGGTGAACAGTGGTGATAACCATGAAGATTGGCAGATTTTCTTCGAAATAACAGCTCCATTGAGAGAGATTGCTTTTTTTCAACCGGTGAAGGGAAACCATGAAAAGCCAGACGTTTATTACAAACGATATTTCGGCGTGTACAACTATTGGGCCAAGGTAGGCAACTACGTGTTGATCTTTTTGGACCCAGACGTTGGCATCGAAGGATGTAGAAAATTTTTAAGATCGATAGACCTTTCAGGAAAAGTTCCCATCGTTTTCATTCACTATCCCATATTCAGCGCAGGTCCACATGGCTCAACTGAAACTGTTAAAAAGCTGCAGCTACTCCATGAAACGTTTTCTCAGTTGGGGATACCTCTCGTTTTCAGCTCACACGATCATAATTACCAAAGGTTGATCAAAGACGGTATCACCTATGTGGTCAGTGGGGGCGGAGGTGCACCACTCTATCGTGTGGGATCTTTCGAGGGACTCATCAAAGGTGTCGTGGTCCATCACTTTGTGAAACTTCGTTTTGAAGAAGATAGAGTAGAATGTGAAGCCATCTCAATGAATGGCGAAGTTATAGATAGTTTTACGATCTCTGTCCGTAATGTTTTTTGA
- the proC gene encoding pyrroline-5-carboxylate reductase has protein sequence MKIGIVGVGNIGSIIASRLVESGLLEPSEVILSNRSGEKLRIFVEKGYRVARTAEISDECDALFLCVKPQDSEKMFLELGRVDDKILISTMTAVSIDKIQKKTGARRIVRIMPNVPAMIGKGLIGACRSEDLNDETWKMCLKMLSCLGTVVEIKEEQMEAVTALSGSAPAFFFVIVEALIDAGIRMGLSYEKSRLMVLETMAGSAELLLKLENHPGEFRHVVTSPAGTTIEGIYTMEREGIRGALMKTIQETYLRALQLKEQINGQIGG, from the coding sequence TTGAAAATTGGTATCGTTGGTGTGGGAAACATTGGAAGCATCATTGCAAGCAGGCTCGTTGAGTCTGGTTTGTTGGAACCTTCGGAGGTGATTTTGAGCAACAGATCGGGTGAGAAACTTCGTATCTTTGTTGAGAAGGGCTATCGTGTGGCGAGGACGGCAGAGATCTCCGATGAGTGTGACGCGCTGTTTTTGTGTGTTAAACCACAGGATAGTGAAAAGATGTTCTTGGAGCTCGGTCGGGTGGATGACAAAATCTTGATAAGTACCATGACCGCGGTGAGTATAGATAAAATTCAGAAAAAAACTGGGGCGAGAAGGATCGTTAGAATCATGCCGAACGTTCCAGCAATGATCGGAAAAGGGCTCATAGGAGCTTGTAGATCTGAAGATTTGAACGATGAAACGTGGAAAATGTGTCTCAAAATGCTTTCTTGTCTCGGCACAGTGGTGGAGATCAAAGAGGAACAAATGGAAGCTGTGACGGCACTCAGCGGAAGTGCACCTGCATTCTTCTTCGTCATCGTCGAAGCACTGATAGATGCAGGTATAAGGATGGGACTTTCTTATGAGAAATCTCGTTTGATGGTCCTTGAAACGATGGCTGGTTCTGCAGAACTACTTTTGAAACTTGAAAATCATCCAGGAGAATTCAGACACGTTGTGACTTCCCCAGCGGGAACGACGATCGAGGGTATTTACACGATGGAGAGGGAAGGTATCAGAGGGGCTCTGATGAAAACGATTCAAGAAACATACTTGAGGGCACTCCAGTTGAAAGAGCAGATCAATGGTCAGATCGGAGGGTGA
- a CDS encoding tripartite tricarboxylate transporter substrate binding protein: MKKLLTISFMILSILLVAQWKPAKPITVIVPWPAGGSTDQVARMITAQMEPLIGRKFIIVNTPGSGGSIGTFNAWQAPHDGYTWTANATLDLTKYAVLGYMNVTHRDWIYFLCAEAPNVVVVNPNTPYKTIDELVKALKENPEIPFSSAGTGSGGHVALEIFVDYFKIKCKHIPYAGGAPATTAVVTGEVVGNMQFIHEVADMVRAGKLRVLCTLSSEPINLQGYGEIPSIRKWYPDFPDVRFHFGLVIPKDVPEEVPKTVGEIFEKAANSDAFKEWALKVGLTPICYYGKKAEDIVEQVARRVTWLLYDKGIATISPEQFGIPRLGQ, from the coding sequence GTGAAGAAACTTCTCACGATTTCTTTCATGATTCTTTCGATCTTGCTAGTTGCACAATGGAAACCAGCCAAACCCATCACTGTGATCGTTCCATGGCCTGCTGGTGGCTCGACTGATCAAGTGGCGAGAATGATAACGGCTCAGATGGAACCGCTCATTGGTAGAAAGTTCATTATTGTGAACACACCTGGCAGTGGAGGTTCTATTGGAACGTTCAACGCATGGCAAGCACCGCACGATGGTTACACTTGGACCGCAAACGCTACGTTGGATCTCACAAAATACGCTGTTTTGGGTTACATGAACGTCACGCACAGAGATTGGATTTACTTTCTGTGTGCCGAGGCTCCAAACGTGGTTGTCGTGAATCCGAACACACCTTACAAAACCATCGATGAACTTGTCAAAGCGTTGAAGGAGAATCCAGAGATACCTTTCAGCTCCGCAGGTACTGGTAGTGGTGGACACGTTGCGCTCGAAATATTTGTAGATTACTTCAAAATCAAATGCAAGCATATTCCATACGCCGGAGGAGCACCAGCAACGACGGCCGTGGTGACAGGTGAGGTCGTCGGCAACATGCAGTTCATTCACGAAGTGGCGGACATGGTGAGGGCAGGAAAACTCAGAGTTCTCTGCACGTTGTCTTCAGAACCGATCAACTTACAAGGTTATGGTGAAATACCATCGATAAGAAAGTGGTATCCAGACTTTCCAGACGTGCGGTTCCACTTTGGTTTAGTCATTCCGAAGGATGTTCCTGAAGAGGTTCCAAAGACGGTTGGTGAGATCTTCGAAAAGGCTGCTAACTCAGACGCATTCAAAGAATGGGCCCTCAAGGTGGGACTCACACCTATTTGTTATTATGGAAAGAAAGCAGAAGACATCGTCGAGCAGGTCGCAAGGAGAGTCACTTGGCTGCTCTACGATAAAGGTATCGCAACGATCTCGCCAGAACAATTTGGAATACCAAGACTTGGTCAATGA